The Rhea pennata isolate bPtePen1 chromosome 7, bPtePen1.pri, whole genome shotgun sequence genome contains a region encoding:
- the TDRD1 gene encoding tudor domain-containing protein 1, with translation HLLSYLDVNIFMMAQPLRVKNKGNSVESVTHSKKLQLTAMADEGNTVPHSDVIQEKPKKLQYSSDNVFSIGCDPSFFNSLISPPQKMTCHHCGLFGSLRCSQCKQIYYCSTNCQKKDWQTHGVVCKPIKQDINSNSGGKPTAKAKKKVYLKGNSVSVDSLKMEEHIQKVMLSDLQTLGLKKAMEIQGIVTEFRNPSEFYVQISSPDVLDNINKISVKLQDCYADTVIQEEYIPIKGEVCVAKYSLDQTWNRALVKDVDVLQKKARIFYIDYGNEENISLSRIKALHKDIERFPPCAIKCSLANCNPTQEGWNEGITSFFPQFTGKHCSVTVVDILQEEMMLSFAVDVVLPDSRKCLDEVLLEVSSDLTPKSSATDCVCVLENHSKRSKDKIPEDKEPLHTADSVAKCISVCIGDAFAGVVSHVQTPENFFCQQMHNGHHLAELQASLGEYCDKIPSIPDFRPAVGNVCCAQFTEDNLWYRAAVLTYASEDTVLVGYIDYGNFEVLHLTRLRPMIQRLMDLPVQAIRCTLAGIKPLMGSWTSEAISLMKQLVQEKVFTVKVVDKKSNTSVVELIDASVTAVKSVSNYLIEKGCAAEESKMALPAIEMSDVKEETNEDTTNKNIWMWSKLTLKQTVDVIVCTLYNPGEFYCQISNSSELLALNSLNKSLSEYCQKTPPSVFKPKNGEPCCAFFSADGNWYRALVQNVTSDGAVKVCFVDYGNVEEVPLDKIRQISSSFLKLPFQGIKCWLSGIKPVNSKWIPEATARFHMYVAGIKLQARVVSFSRDGAGVELIDNSTGCPKVINEMLTCEQLAVKEVLQDKNKCPNKFVDKKETSHGQWKSVKLAIDETLSVCVTEVISPDLFYAVPIQTRDQETPQMQFVDLEEYCKSCKKQPFKPKVDEVCCAKFSGDGRWYRALVLKVSQSLVKVLYADYGNTETLPVSSVLPITDSYLKLPFQIIKCSLAGIKKAEWPPLLLDMLKEMLLNKYVTITVKGISGNVNLVTVEKLSENGNLNVADKLVMEGLVKYCSTENSHALHQGCGSDTKCCCAELRMKLKKHEQILLFLLNKYGNCDGFSEMKKLLDC, from the exons CACCTTTTGTCTTACTTGGATGTGAACATTTTTATGATGGCCCAACCACTTCGTGTGAAGAACAAAG GAAATTCAGTGGAAAGCGTAACTCATAGCAAGAAGTTGCAGTTGACAGCTATGGCTGATGAAGGAAACACT gtGCCCCATTCTGATGTGATTCAGGAGAAGCCAAAGAAGTTGCAATATTCCTCTGATAATGTTTTCTCTATTGGCTGTGATCCGAGTTTCTTTAATTCATTAATATCACCCCCACAAAAGATGACTTGCCATCACTGTGGTCTCTTTG gATCTCTGAGGTGTTCACAATGTAAGCAGATATACTATTGTTCTACAAACTGCCAGAAGAAAGATTGGCAAACACATGGTGTTGTATGCAAGCCAATTAAGCAGGA TATAAACAGTAACAGTGGAGGCAAGCCAACTGCTAAAGCCAAGAAGAAAGTTTATCTTAAG GGTAATTCAGTGTCCGTGGATTCCCTGAAGATGGAAGAACACATCCAGAAAGTAATGCTTTCAGATCTCCAAACTCTAGGGCTGAAGAAAGCTATGGAAAtacag GGTATAGTAACAGAGTTCAGGAATCCAAGTGAATTTTATGTCCAGATAAGTTCTCCAGATGTTTTAGACAATATCaataaaatttctgtgaaactgCAAGACTGTTATGCTGATACGGTTATTCAAGAAGAATATATCCCTATCAAAGGGGAAGTCTGCGttgcaaaatattctttggATCAG ACCTGGAATAGAGCACTGGTAAAAGATGTGGATGTATTGCAAAAGAAAGCCCGGATATTCTACATTGATTAcggaaatgaagaaaatatttcactctCCAGGATTAAAGCACTCCACAAAGACATTGAACGATTTCCTCCATGT gCCATTAAGTGTTCGCTTGCTAATTGCAATCCAACACAAGAAGGATGGAATGAGGGCATCACCAGCTTTTTCCCTCAGTTCACAGGAAAACACTGTTCAGTAACTGTTGTTGACATATTACAGGAAGAAATGATGCTGAGTTTTGCTGTGGATGTTGTTCTTCCAGATTCTA GGAAATGTCTAGATGAAGTACTGCTAGAAGTGAGTTCTGATTTAACTCCAAAGAGCAGTGCCACAGAC tgtgtgtgtgtgttagaaAACCATTCTAAAAGAAGTAAAGACAAAATACCTGAAGATAAAGAACCACTTCACACTGCTGATTCAGTTGCAAAGTGTATCTCTGTATGTATTGGTGATGCATTTGCTGGTGTGGTTTCCCATGTTCAAACTCCAGAAAATTTTTTCTGTCAGCAGATGCACAATGGAC ATCATCTTGCTGAGCTTCAAGCATCTCTTGGTGAATATTGTGATAAAATTCCCAGTATCCCAGATTTCCGTCCTGCTGTTGGAAATGTGTGCTGTGCCCAATTCACAG AAGACAATCTTTGGTATCGTGCTGCCGTCCTAACATACGCTTCTGAAGATACTGTTCTGGTGGGTTATATAGATTATGGTAATTTTGAAGTTCTTCACCTGACTAGACTTCGTCCTATGATTCAAAGATTAATGGACCTTCCAGTTCAAGCTATAAGATGTACTTTGGCAG GTATAAAGCCACTGATGGGATCCTGGACCTCAGAAGCTATTTCCCTTATGAAACAACTGGTGCAAGAAAAAGTGTTCACAGTAAAAGTAGTTGATAAAAAAAGTAATACCTCTGTAGTGGAGCTTATAGATGCATCAGTTACTGCAGTAAAAAGTGTATCAAACTATCTCATAGAAAAAGGCTGTGCAGCTGAGGAATCAAAGATGGCCTTGCCTGCAATTGAAATGAGTGATGTTAAGGAGGAGACAAATG AGGatacaacaaacaaaaacatttggaTGTGGAGTAAATTAACTCTTAAACAAACAGTAGATGTCATAGTGTGTACCCTGTACAACCCTGGAGAATTCTACTGTCAGATTTCAAATAGCAGTG agctACTTGCTCTAAACTCACTTAACAAATCACTGTCTGAATACTGTCAAAAAACTCCACCAAGTGTTTTTAAGCCTAAGAATGGAGAACCTTGCTGTGCTTTTTTCTCTG CTGATGGTAACTGGTACCGTGCTTTGGTGCAAAACGTTACTTCGGATGGAGCTGTTAAAGTATGCTTTGTGGACTATGGAAATGTTGAGGAGGTGCCACTGGATAAAATTCGTCAGATTTCATCCTCATTCCTCAAACTCCCATTTCAAGGAATTAAATGCTGGCTTTCAG GTATAAAGCCTGTTAACAGCAAATGGATCCCAGAAGCTACAGCAAGATTTCATATGTATGTTGCAGGGATAAAGCTTCAAGCCAGAGTAGTTTCCTTTTCCAGAGATGGGGCAGGTGTAGAGCTCATTGACAATTCCACAGGTTGTCCGAAAGTGATCAATGAGATGTTAACTTGTGAACAGTTGGCTGTAAAGGAGGTTTTACAAGATAAAAATAAGTGTCCAAATAAATTTGTTGACAAAAAAG AAACCTCACATGGGCAGTGGAAGTCAGTAAAATTGGCTATAGATGAAACCTTATCTGTCTGTGTAACAGAAGTCATAAGTCCAGACTTGTTCTATGCTGTACCAATTCAAACTAGAG ATCAAGAGACACCACAAATGCAGTTTGTTGACCTGGAAGAGTATTGCAAATCTTGTAAGAAGCAGCCCTTTAAACCCAAAGTGGATGAAGTCTGTTGTGCAAAGTTTTCAG GTGATGGCCGCTGGTACAGAGCTCTTGTTCTAAAAGTTTCTCAGTCTTTAGTGAAAGTACTATATGCAGACTATGGGAATACAGAAACTTTACCAGTTTCGAGCGTGCTGCCAATCACTGATTCCTACTTGAAGCTGCCTTTTCAGATAATTAAATGTTCACTTGCAG GAATAAAGAAAGCTGAGTGGCCTCCATTATTACTAGAtatgttaaaagaaatgttGCTGAATAAATACGTCACAATTACAGTGAAAGGGATTAGTGGGAATGTTAATTTAGTAACAGTGGAGAAACTCTCTGAAAATGGTAATCTGAATGTAGCTGACAAACTAGTGATGGAAGGCTTGGTCAAATACTGCAGTACTGAAAACTCGCATGCTCTACATCAAG GCTGTGGGAGTGATACCAAATGCTGCTGCGCAGAATTGAGAATGAAA CTTAAGAAGCATGAGCAgattctcctctttcttttaaacaaatatgGGAATTGTGATGGattcagtgaaatgaaaaaactGTTGGATTGTTAA